A DNA window from Ornithobacterium rhinotracheale DSM 15997 contains the following coding sequences:
- a CDS encoding RagB/SusD family nutrient uptake outer membrane protein, with amino-acid sequence MKKINKIIIALLALYSLSACNDFLDREPLSQVSPDAYFNNAGQLSAYTLDLYKSFFYTNKDYSMGNTLLDNNTDNQAKRNSSDDIWLPGWKKVPNKASVWKLNNIRKVNYFLGKVLPKYKAGEIEGSKAEINQAIGEAYFLRAYEYYGKLTKLGDFPIIKEPLPEDRAELIKRSKRSPRNLVARFILEDLDEAIKYLSPNPVANKNRISQEVAKLFKSRVALYEGTWLKYHRGTAFVPGGQGWPGNPQDVNYPDGYDKEIEFFLTQAKDAAEKVIKNVSLTPSNHKVKSLEVGTNPYYMMFADTDMGKYDEVLLWRSYNVDLAVAHATQVYLKLGSQSGFTQGMMDAYLGKNGKPVYKDATILASYNDPKKLSTNLATKRDERIAMFVKKRSDQFNTNKNTFYLPKFSEGGNLSATGYEIRKGLGLDPYPQQNSAQKSVNGCLLFRASEAYLNYIEAQYELEGNVSNESATYWAALRERAGVLTDYKVTDKNTDLDLEDDFAVYSAGQKVEVTLYNIRRERRCELVAEGLRMDDLKRWRALDQVKNYQVRGIKIWEWLQPGVLNSNELKNFSDLRYEPAKSPNMSSPDIGPYFYIYRIKSDNRFYEGYTWVKAHYYEPIAFEELQLAAPDGNPNNSVIYQNPGWPTLAGGVAEIN; translated from the coding sequence ATGAAGAAGATAAATAAAATAATAATCGCACTATTAGCCCTCTATTCGCTAAGTGCTTGTAACGATTTCCTAGACAGGGAACCCCTATCACAAGTAAGCCCAGATGCCTATTTTAACAACGCAGGGCAGCTATCCGCTTACACCTTAGATTTATACAAATCCTTCTTTTACACCAATAAAGATTACTCTATGGGGAATACTTTGCTGGACAACAATACCGATAACCAAGCAAAAAGAAACTCCTCAGATGATATATGGCTTCCAGGTTGGAAGAAAGTGCCAAACAAAGCCTCCGTGTGGAAACTAAACAATATCCGCAAGGTAAACTATTTCCTTGGCAAAGTACTCCCTAAATACAAAGCCGGAGAAATCGAAGGAAGCAAAGCAGAGATTAACCAAGCCATTGGCGAAGCCTACTTCCTAAGAGCTTACGAATACTATGGCAAGCTCACCAAGCTAGGCGACTTCCCAATCATCAAGGAGCCGCTACCAGAGGATAGAGCGGAGCTCATTAAGCGCTCTAAAAGAAGCCCTAGAAACCTAGTAGCCCGCTTCATCTTAGAAGACTTAGACGAGGCCATAAAATACCTAAGCCCCAACCCCGTAGCCAATAAAAACAGAATAAGCCAAGAAGTAGCAAAGCTATTCAAATCCAGAGTAGCCCTATACGAAGGCACTTGGCTCAAATACCACAGAGGCACCGCCTTTGTACCAGGGGGGCAAGGCTGGCCAGGAAACCCGCAAGATGTAAACTACCCCGATGGCTATGACAAGGAAATAGAATTCTTCCTAACCCAAGCCAAAGATGCCGCCGAGAAGGTAATCAAAAATGTAAGCCTCACCCCAAGCAACCACAAGGTTAAAAGCTTAGAAGTAGGAACCAACCCCTACTATATGATGTTTGCCGACACCGATATGGGCAAGTATGATGAGGTATTGCTATGGAGAAGCTATAATGTAGACCTCGCCGTAGCACACGCCACACAAGTATACCTAAAACTAGGAAGCCAATCAGGCTTTACACAAGGCATGATGGATGCCTACTTAGGTAAAAACGGAAAGCCCGTCTATAAAGACGCAACTATCCTCGCCTCCTACAACGACCCTAAAAAGCTCTCGACCAACCTCGCCACTAAACGAGACGAGCGCATTGCTATGTTTGTAAAGAAAAGAAGCGACCAATTCAATACCAATAAAAACACCTTCTACCTACCTAAATTCTCAGAAGGAGGAAACCTCTCTGCCACTGGCTACGAGATTAGAAAAGGCCTCGGCTTAGACCCCTACCCACAGCAGAATTCAGCACAAAAGAGTGTAAATGGCTGCTTGCTATTCAGAGCCTCCGAGGCGTACTTAAACTATATCGAGGCACAGTATGAGCTAGAAGGCAATGTAAGCAACGAATCTGCTACTTACTGGGCAGCCCTTAGAGAAAGAGCTGGCGTGCTTACAGATTATAAGGTAACAGATAAAAACACGGACTTAGACCTAGAAGATGACTTTGCCGTGTACTCCGCAGGGCAAAAAGTAGAGGTTACCCTCTACAACATTCGCCGCGAGAGACGCTGCGAGCTTGTAGCAGAAGGCTTGCGTATGGACGACCTGAAAAGATGGCGCGCACTAGACCAAGTGAAAAACTACCAAGTGCGAGGCATTAAAATCTGGGAGTGGTTACAGCCTGGTGTGCTAAACAGCAATGAGCTTAAAAACTTCTCAGACCTCAGATACGAGCCTGCCAAATCCCCCAATATGTCTAGCCCAGATATCGGCCCATACTTCTACATTTACAGAATCAAATCAGACAACCGATTCTATGAGGGCTACACTTGGGTAAAAGCTCACTACTATGAGCCAATAGCCTTTGAGGAATTGCAGCTAGCTGCCCCAGATGGCAACCCGAACAACTCTGTGATTTACCAAAACCCAGGGTGGCCAACCCTAGCAGGAGGCGTTGCCGAAATTAATTAA
- a CDS encoding DMT family transporter has translation MYKHRIALLLGILLISAYPVLVKYMEGLASISAFYRVLVPAVCLLPVLFFSPREKIPQGKYLIGTLVCGVLFGSDIFFWNLAIAGSNVTQATLLTNLAPIFVGVLAFLFLPNKPKRNFWIGAFIALVGMVVFIGWDVFINLSVDIYFVLGLLSALAYSVYIVISKMVLEKAEVMPYMALNSISATITLGVLNLLRGTSFTGFSPKDWVLLFLGGFFCQLVAWALISYATKKMRATRVSLSLLSQTVFAALMAYVVLNEKPTTEMLIGGLIIIVGIAITFIDPKPKKV, from the coding sequence GTGTATAAACATCGTATCGCCTTGCTCTTAGGCATATTATTGATTTCTGCCTACCCTGTACTGGTGAAATATATGGAGGGCTTGGCAAGCATTTCGGCATTTTATCGGGTGCTGGTGCCTGCTGTGTGCCTTTTGCCTGTTTTGTTTTTTAGCCCAAGGGAGAAAATTCCACAAGGTAAATACCTTATAGGCACGCTGGTGTGTGGGGTGCTTTTTGGCTCAGACATATTTTTTTGGAACTTAGCCATTGCAGGCTCCAATGTTACGCAAGCCACTTTGCTCACCAATTTAGCCCCCATTTTTGTGGGCGTTTTAGCTTTTTTATTCCTGCCTAATAAGCCTAAAAGAAATTTCTGGATAGGTGCATTTATCGCCCTTGTGGGCATGGTTGTTTTTATCGGGTGGGATGTTTTTATAAACCTTTCGGTAGATATTTATTTCGTATTGGGGTTGCTTTCTGCGCTTGCTTATTCGGTGTACATCGTTATCTCTAAAATGGTGCTCGAAAAAGCGGAGGTGATGCCTTATATGGCACTCAATAGTATCTCGGCAACGATTACTTTGGGCGTATTGAATTTGTTGCGAGGTACAAGCTTCACGGGCTTTAGCCCAAAAGATTGGGTTTTACTATTCTTGGGAGGATTTTTTTGTCAGTTGGTCGCATGGGCACTCATCAGCTACGCCACCAAAAAAATGCGAGCCACTAGAGTTTCATTAAGTTTATTGAGCCAAACGGTTTTTGCCGCATTGATGGCTTATGTTGTATTAAATGAAAAGCCCACAACCGAAATGCTTATCGGGGGGCTTATTATCATTGTTGGGATTGCGATTACTTTTATTGATCCTAAGCCCAAAAAAGTTTAA
- a CDS encoding RluA family pseudouridine synthase, whose translation MRAPELEFLYEDNHLIIVNKKCGELVQGDKTGDKSLLDDIKDFIKIRDKKPGNVYLGLIHRLDRVTSGAIVYAKTSKALSRMNEKFKSRKVDKTYWALCTPLAPNQPTEGTLTHYLRKNSKNNTVTVFPRPTDGAKKAVLHYKLIKKLDRYWLFEIELETGRSHQIRAQMAKIGAIIKGDLKYGADRSNKDGGIHLHARYLSFEHPVTKEPVSVTAPLPDDNLWNACED comes from the coding sequence ATGCGAGCTCCTGAGTTAGAGTTTTTATACGAAGACAATCATTTAATCATCGTCAATAAAAAATGTGGCGAATTGGTGCAAGGCGACAAAACGGGAGATAAAAGTCTGCTCGATGACATCAAGGATTTTATTAAAATCAGAGATAAAAAACCTGGAAATGTGTATTTGGGCTTAATCCATCGCTTAGACCGCGTAACCAGCGGAGCAATTGTTTACGCTAAAACGAGCAAGGCACTTAGCCGAATGAACGAGAAGTTTAAATCCCGAAAAGTGGACAAAACTTACTGGGCACTTTGTACGCCTTTGGCTCCTAACCAACCGACGGAAGGCACCTTGACGCATTATCTCAGAAAAAATAGCAAAAACAATACAGTTACAGTTTTTCCTCGCCCAACAGATGGAGCTAAAAAAGCTGTTTTGCATTATAAATTAATTAAAAAACTAGATCGCTATTGGCTATTTGAAATCGAACTGGAAACAGGGCGTTCACACCAAATTCGTGCGCAAATGGCAAAAATCGGCGCAATCATCAAGGGAGATTTAAAATATGGTGCCGATCGCTCCAACAAAGATGGCGGAATCCACTTGCATGCTCGCTATTTAAGTTTTGAACATCCCGTGACCAAAGAGCCCGTTTCGGTAACGGCTCCCCTGCCCGATGACAATTTATGGAATGCCTGCGAAGATTAA
- the panB gene encoding 3-methyl-2-oxobutanoate hydroxymethyltransferase: protein MSVNKEIKKITTETLRNLKGKGKIAMLTAYDYTMAQLADAGGLDAILVGDSAANVMAGHETTLPITLEQMIYHAQCVVRGASRALVVVDMPFGTYQSNPNKALDSAVKIMKETNAQAVKLEGGEEIAESVQKIINAGIPVMAHLGLTPQSINQLGSYALRAKKNAEAEKLKKDALLLQDLGAFALVLEKIPAQLAQEVTESLHIPTIGIGAGVHCDGQVLVLQDMLGMNEGFKPKFLRQYANLGEQITGAISQYVQDVKSENFPNESESY from the coding sequence ATGTCAGTAAATAAGGAAATAAAAAAAATCACGACCGAAACTTTAAGAAATTTAAAAGGAAAAGGTAAAATCGCCATGCTCACTGCCTACGATTACACCATGGCGCAATTGGCAGATGCAGGTGGGCTAGATGCGATTTTGGTCGGTGATTCTGCTGCGAATGTAATGGCGGGACACGAAACCACTTTGCCCATTACGCTTGAGCAAATGATTTACCATGCGCAATGTGTGGTGCGTGGTGCATCGCGTGCACTTGTGGTGGTGGATATGCCGTTTGGCACCTACCAATCAAACCCGAATAAAGCACTAGATTCTGCGGTGAAAATCATGAAAGAAACCAATGCTCAAGCAGTGAAATTGGAAGGCGGCGAAGAGATTGCTGAATCTGTGCAAAAAATCATCAATGCAGGAATCCCTGTGATGGCGCATCTTGGGCTTACTCCGCAAAGCATCAATCAATTGGGGAGCTATGCTCTAAGGGCTAAGAAAAATGCCGAGGCTGAAAAATTGAAAAAAGATGCTCTTTTATTACAAGATTTAGGTGCATTTGCTTTGGTTTTAGAAAAAATCCCTGCACAACTGGCGCAAGAAGTGACAGAAAGTTTGCACATTCCTACAATTGGAATCGGGGCGGGTGTACATTGCGACGGTCAGGTTTTGGTATTGCAAGATATGCTGGGCATGAACGAAGGTTTTAAACCTAAATTCTTACGCCAATATGCTAATTTGGGCGAACAAATCACGGGAGCGATTTCGCAATATGTGCAAGATGTGAAAAGCGAAAATTTCCCAAACGAATCTGAAAGTTATTAA
- a CDS encoding DUF3810 domain-containing protein, giving the protein MEQLKKLKGLWFFIIIYLIVFGLKRFDFFTQELFTQWYRFFYPIYTKVFGWVAFSVGDFMYLFVALFLIQFIYFLIKSLVQKNGNRAHFFNKIFWLIGIMYASFHFLWAFNYYKKPIFDDFKPANTQELKNIADDLFAKAKAQGQWVQRAPSGEMLFAPQAFNYLIQDSIQPVQGLNLPFRKFPKQRKKNSIYSFAMRYMGVSGYYNPFTAEAQITQGLPSVSQPFTMAHEQAHQMGYAFESEANFVGYLACVQSPSPALRYAANYKALRYVLRAIYPKDSMFVKEKIRAYSPGMQADYQAELDYFNKYNSVADKVFSAMNHQYLKANNQEEGLASYGKFVSLLVEYYRLKH; this is encoded by the coding sequence ATGGAACAACTGAAAAAGCTAAAAGGCTTGTGGTTTTTTATCATCATTTATTTAATTGTTTTTGGGCTAAAGCGTTTCGACTTTTTTACTCAAGAACTTTTTACGCAATGGTATCGATTTTTTTATCCGATTTATACCAAAGTCTTTGGCTGGGTAGCTTTCTCGGTAGGAGATTTTATGTACCTATTTGTGGCGTTGTTTTTAATTCAGTTTATTTATTTTCTAATTAAATCTTTGGTGCAAAAAAATGGAAATCGGGCACATTTTTTTAATAAAATTTTCTGGCTAATTGGGATTATGTATGCGAGTTTTCATTTTTTGTGGGCTTTTAATTATTACAAAAAACCGATTTTTGATGATTTTAAACCTGCCAATACTCAAGAACTTAAAAATATTGCCGACGATCTATTTGCCAAGGCTAAAGCTCAAGGGCAATGGGTGCAACGCGCTCCCTCGGGCGAAATGCTTTTTGCTCCGCAAGCCTTTAATTATTTAATTCAAGATTCCATTCAGCCTGTGCAGGGATTGAACCTGCCTTTTAGAAAATTCCCAAAGCAGCGTAAAAAAAATAGTATTTATAGTTTTGCAATGCGCTATATGGGCGTGAGTGGGTATTATAATCCATTCACGGCAGAGGCGCAGATTACGCAGGGTTTGCCTTCTGTGAGCCAGCCCTTTACTATGGCACACGAGCAGGCGCACCAGATGGGCTATGCTTTTGAGAGTGAGGCTAATTTTGTGGGGTATTTGGCCTGTGTGCAGAGTCCTAGTCCTGCTTTGCGCTATGCAGCAAATTACAAGGCTTTGAGATATGTTTTGCGAGCGATTTACCCAAAAGACTCTATGTTTGTAAAAGAGAAAATACGAGCCTATTCTCCTGGAATGCAAGCTGATTATCAAGCTGAATTAGATTATTTTAATAAATACAACAGTGTGGCAGATAAAGTGTTTAGTGCTATGAATCATCAATATCTTAAAGCCAATAATCAAGAAGAGGGCTTGGCAAGCTATGGCAAATTTGTTTCTCTTTTGGTAGAATATTACCGACTGAAACATTAG